From a single Stackebrandtia endophytica genomic region:
- the moaA gene encoding GTP 3',8-cyclase MoaA, producing MNQSATSPVTDRLGRPLGSLRISVTDRCNLRCQYCMPEDEYAWLSKSDILSFDELVALARVFTGLGVDRIRLTGGEPLLRPGLSDLVARLTSELRIPDIALTTNGVLLPRHAGALQRAGLNRITVSLDTLDSERFRRLSRRGSHADSLRGIDAAVDEFGRLKIDTVVMRGFNHDELVPLIEFGRSRNAEVRFIEYMDVGGATGWSAAQVYSRDQILADLSAHYGDIHQMAKTDAAPADRFRLSDGTVFGIISSTTTPFCGSCDRSRLTADGMLLRCLYARTGTDLRGPLRAGVGHERLTTLVRRQWADRNDQGAVERLGSRHREIFVSVDSLRRDPHLEMHTRGG from the coding sequence TTGAACCAGTCAGCAACATCCCCGGTCACCGACCGGCTGGGGCGCCCGCTCGGTTCACTGCGAATCTCGGTGACCGACCGCTGCAACCTGCGGTGTCAGTACTGCATGCCGGAGGACGAATACGCCTGGCTATCCAAATCAGACATCCTGTCGTTCGACGAACTGGTCGCGTTGGCGCGGGTCTTCACCGGCCTCGGCGTCGATCGGATCCGGTTGACGGGTGGGGAACCGTTGCTACGTCCGGGGCTGTCCGATCTGGTGGCTCGTCTGACATCCGAACTCAGGATCCCCGACATCGCGCTGACCACCAACGGCGTGCTGCTGCCCCGGCACGCCGGTGCCCTACAGCGGGCCGGCCTGAACCGGATCACGGTCAGTTTGGACACACTCGACTCCGAACGGTTTCGTCGACTGTCGCGGCGCGGCTCCCACGCCGACTCCCTGCGCGGCATCGACGCGGCAGTGGACGAGTTCGGTCGCCTCAAAATCGACACCGTCGTGATGCGAGGCTTCAACCATGACGAACTGGTCCCCCTGATCGAGTTCGGTCGATCCAGAAACGCCGAGGTCCGATTCATCGAGTACATGGACGTCGGTGGCGCCACCGGCTGGTCCGCCGCTCAGGTCTACTCCCGCGACCAGATCCTGGCCGACCTATCCGCGCACTACGGCGACATCCACCAGATGGCCAAAACCGACGCGGCCCCGGCCGACCGGTTTCGGCTCTCCGATGGGACGGTGTTCGGCATCATCTCCTCCACCACGACACCGTTCTGCGGAAGCTGTGACCGCAGCCGATTGACCGCCGACGGCATGCTGCTGCGGTGCCTGTACGCCCGCACCGGTACCGACCTGCGCGGGCCGTTGCGGGCAGGTGTCGGACACGAACGGTTGACCACGTTGGTGAGACGACAATGGGCGGACCGCAACGATCAAGGTGCCGTCGAACGGTTGGGCAG
- a CDS encoding DUF402 domain-containing protein has product MQEPGPSSIHPPHHETWDGDTGTMRNREGTVRRLDACEVTHFGLYGRRMFHRAASRAIGQQVWLLPKLGLRVISWIPRPGVTDIEDYYIDIASITTDGSRFHMTDHYLDIRVWTGERATVVDQDEYVAAIRAGYLDQGTAEQALHDVFHATDGLARHGYDLSGWLMRDHNIRLTWEPR; this is encoded by the coding sequence ATGCAGGAACCCGGCCCGTCGTCGATTCACCCACCGCACCATGAAACCTGGGATGGCGACACCGGCACCATGCGCAACCGCGAAGGCACCGTCCGCCGCCTCGACGCCTGCGAGGTCACCCACTTCGGCCTCTACGGCAGGCGCATGTTTCATCGGGCGGCATCCCGCGCCATCGGCCAGCAGGTATGGCTGCTGCCGAAGCTGGGGCTTCGGGTCATCTCGTGGATCCCGCGCCCCGGCGTGACCGACATCGAGGACTACTACATCGACATCGCGTCGATCACCACCGACGGCAGCAGGTTTCACATGACCGATCACTACCTCGACATACGCGTCTGGACCGGCGAACGCGCCACAGTGGTCGATCAGGACGAGTACGTGGCCGCGATCCGTGCCGGATATCTCGATCAGGGCACCGCCGAACAAGCTCTGCACGACGTCTTTCACGCCACCGACGGCCTCGCCCGGCACGGCTACGACCTTTCCGGCTGGCTGATGCGCGATCACAACATCCGACTGACCTGGGAACCGAGGTAG
- a CDS encoding TetR/AcrR family transcriptional regulator — MTERARRAQVVAAAIETIAEEGYPRASFSRIARRAGLSSTGLISYHFAGKADLMSEVTQDILGRFAEHVLAQSDDGSPAGELRTFIRANLEFMSAHRLDMLALARIQAHQPIAGQAEVDGEPPVTVVAQDQRRLAEVLRRGQDTGQFRPFDPQVVAGFILALRNHVIEQSADPAADMTAIGTELESTVSAMITITGER, encoded by the coding sequence GTGACTGAGCGTGCGAGGCGAGCTCAGGTGGTGGCGGCGGCGATCGAGACGATCGCCGAGGAGGGGTACCCGCGTGCCTCGTTCAGTCGCATCGCGCGGCGAGCCGGGCTCAGCAGCACCGGGTTGATCTCCTATCACTTCGCCGGTAAGGCCGACCTCATGTCGGAGGTGACCCAGGACATCCTGGGTCGCTTCGCCGAGCATGTGCTCGCCCAGTCCGACGACGGTTCACCGGCGGGCGAGCTACGTACGTTCATCAGGGCCAATCTGGAGTTCATGTCCGCACATCGACTGGACATGCTCGCACTGGCGCGGATCCAGGCCCATCAGCCGATAGCCGGTCAAGCCGAGGTGGACGGAGAACCTCCGGTGACCGTGGTGGCGCAGGACCAGCGGCGACTCGCCGAGGTGCTGCGTCGAGGCCAGGACACCGGACAATTCCGGCCGTTCGATCCGCAGGTGGTCGCCGGATTCATTCTGGCCCTTCGTAACCACGTCATCGAACAATCCGCCGACCCCGCGGCCGACATGACCGCGATCGGCACCGAACTCGAGTCGACCGTGTCAGCGATGATCACGATTACAGGAGAGAGATGA
- a CDS encoding carboxylesterase/lipase family protein, whose product MSRKLAMAAVLTLAVAASCGTASSEENTMTADVVTIDTGQVRGTVADDHRLFQGIPYAASTAGENRWLPPQPAASWEGVRDATRPGSPCPQVGGEYGGDDSFDEDCLFLNVTTPPESTGDKPVVIWIHGNGSIGSGDVFSADRMAAQGDVIVVTVNYRMGVFGAFAHPELADSGTLGLQDQRAAMQWVQRNAAAFGGDPDNVTLFGVSFGATAISGHLIATESQGLFQRAIMHSGFSVMDAPDGALYEDLGAMDTFGWTVDAEQRAMGEAIAAELGCVGDSDTVLECLRAKTAEELLSYPAIMNIFQSYSHGSAELPQPPADALAAGDFAEVPVLAGSTLDEHRTFVAIRILTGAPIEDDRYDAVLAQAFGDDAAVVAQQYPLADYANANEAFAQVMTDRMWAQAIMRQNELLAAKNPVYFYEFADRNPPAEFPFPPQLEPGAYHNADISYLLRAPEFEAELSPEQLELSDAMIGYWSRFAWTGDPNGDGAVEWPMFGDSGYVQSLAPGEGGIGQVDFRSEHLLDFWESLG is encoded by the coding sequence ATGAGCCGAAAACTTGCCATGGCGGCCGTACTGACCTTGGCGGTCGCGGCTTCGTGTGGGACCGCCTCATCGGAGGAGAACACCATGACGGCCGACGTCGTCACGATAGACACCGGACAGGTCCGTGGCACCGTGGCCGACGACCATCGCCTGTTCCAGGGTATTCCCTACGCGGCCTCCACTGCGGGCGAGAACCGTTGGCTGCCACCGCAACCGGCCGCGTCCTGGGAGGGGGTGCGCGACGCGACTCGACCGGGTAGTCCCTGTCCCCAGGTCGGCGGCGAATACGGTGGGGACGACAGCTTCGATGAGGACTGCCTGTTCCTCAACGTGACCACACCACCGGAGAGCACCGGCGACAAGCCGGTGGTCATCTGGATCCACGGCAACGGTTCGATCGGTTCGGGTGACGTGTTCAGCGCCGATCGAATGGCCGCCCAAGGCGATGTCATCGTCGTCACCGTCAACTACCGCATGGGGGTCTTCGGCGCCTTCGCGCACCCCGAACTCGCCGACTCGGGCACCCTCGGCCTCCAGGACCAACGCGCCGCGATGCAGTGGGTTCAGCGCAATGCGGCCGCCTTCGGCGGCGACCCCGACAACGTGACACTCTTCGGCGTTTCGTTCGGTGCCACCGCGATCTCGGGACATCTGATCGCCACCGAATCGCAGGGGCTGTTCCAGCGAGCGATCATGCACAGTGGATTTTCGGTCATGGACGCTCCCGACGGTGCGCTGTACGAGGACCTGGGCGCCATGGACACCTTCGGTTGGACCGTCGACGCCGAACAACGGGCGATGGGCGAGGCCATCGCCGCGGAACTGGGTTGCGTGGGCGATTCCGACACGGTGTTGGAGTGCCTTCGCGCAAAGACGGCCGAGGAACTGCTGAGCTACCCGGCCATCATGAACATCTTCCAGTCCTATTCCCACGGTTCGGCCGAGCTTCCGCAACCACCCGCGGACGCACTGGCCGCAGGTGACTTCGCCGAGGTTCCGGTGTTGGCCGGTAGCACTTTGGACGAACATCGGACGTTTGTGGCGATCCGCATCCTGACCGGGGCGCCGATCGAGGACGACCGGTATGACGCCGTACTGGCTCAGGCGTTCGGTGACGACGCCGCCGTGGTCGCCCAGCAGTATCCGTTGGCCGACTACGCCAACGCGAACGAAGCCTTCGCCCAGGTCATGACCGACCGAATGTGGGCGCAGGCGATCATGCGGCAGAACGAACTGTTGGCGGCGAAGAACCCCGTCTACTTCTACGAGTTCGCCGACCGCAATCCGCCCGCGGAGTTCCCGTTCCCGCCGCAGCTGGAACCCGGTGCCTACCACAACGCCGACATCAGTTATCTGCTGCGCGCCCCGGAGTTCGAGGCCGAACTGAGCCCCGAGCAGCTGGAACTGTCGGACGCCATGATCGGTTACTGGAGTCGGTTCGCCTGGACCGGTGACCCCAACGGTGACGGCGCCGTGGAGTGGCCGATGTTCGGCGACTCCGGGTACGTCCAGTCTCTGGCTCCGGGTGAAGGCGGTATCGGCCAGGTCGACTTCCGCTCCGAGCACCTGTTGGACTTCTGGGAGTCGCTCGGCTGA
- a CDS encoding alpha/beta fold hydrolase → MIDYGMSMPYLTTTDNARLWTSVHGDPSDSAILLCHGGPGLWDYLSPLADLLPPDRYVVRFDQRGCGRSEGPADYRLDRALDDMEEIRRHHGVRRWTVLGHSYGASLALAYSWRHPDRVASLIYLNGVGVAADWRTRFHAEADRRRTPAQGERLRYLKELPDRSEAEEVELRTLIWSADYADRDRAFDWAREDAQAPWPINYSANRELTRATDWPADEALARTARLDLPALFLHGAQDPRPADSAQRLAEALPGARWRLIEDAGHSPWRERPHEVADVLGEFLANPITR, encoded by the coding sequence GTGATCGATTACGGTATGTCGATGCCGTACCTGACCACGACCGACAATGCTCGACTGTGGACGAGTGTTCACGGTGACCCCTCCGACTCCGCGATCCTGCTCTGTCACGGTGGTCCGGGACTGTGGGACTATCTGTCCCCGTTGGCGGATCTGCTGCCACCGGATCGCTACGTCGTCCGGTTCGACCAACGAGGGTGCGGACGGTCCGAAGGTCCCGCGGACTACCGCCTCGACCGGGCCCTCGATGACATGGAGGAGATCCGTCGACACCACGGTGTGCGACGGTGGACGGTCCTCGGCCACTCCTATGGGGCGTCGTTGGCGTTGGCGTACAGCTGGCGACACCCCGATCGGGTCGCATCGCTGATCTACCTCAACGGTGTGGGGGTCGCCGCCGACTGGCGAACCAGGTTCCACGCCGAGGCCGACCGCCGACGCACTCCCGCACAGGGGGAGCGATTGCGGTATCTGAAAGAGCTGCCCGATCGGTCCGAAGCCGAGGAGGTCGAGTTGAGGACGCTGATATGGTCTGCCGACTACGCCGACCGGGATCGCGCCTTCGACTGGGCGCGTGAAGACGCCCAGGCGCCCTGGCCGATCAACTACTCGGCCAATCGGGAACTGACCCGCGCGACCGATTGGCCCGCCGATGAGGCCTTGGCCCGCACGGCACGGCTGGATCTTCCGGCGTTGTTCCTGCACGGTGCGCAGGATCCACGTCCCGCCGACAGTGCTCAACGACTGGCCGAGGCATTGCCGGGCGCCCGGTGGAGACTGATCGAGGATGCCGGGCACTCGCCGTGGCGGGAGCGGCCGCATGAGGTGGCCGATGTGCTCGGTGAGTTCTTGGCGAACCCGATAACCCGGTGA